From a region of the Salvelinus namaycush isolate Seneca chromosome 40, SaNama_1.0, whole genome shotgun sequence genome:
- the LOC120033577 gene encoding uncharacterized protein LOC120033577 — MSDTEAASTSEAASTSEAASTSEAASTSEAASTSGSIVNVLDDAPPLIRTDSIYLTKAMLGYKTDDSITSIGNSVDGYVPGSSEEGNFYEENLTGEMSVIRAKKPMTKGKLGQKRDSHGEMSAIRAKQPMTKGKLGQRRGSHSAKGTKRFWSTIEVDAVEDSLMNFIRMGKTPGKQDCEKCIAASGQALVNRDWRAVKFYVHNKIVADQR, encoded by the exons ATGTCAGACaccgaggctgccagtacctctgaggctgccagtacctctgaggctgccagtacctctgaggctgccagtacctctgaggctgccagtacttcTGGGTCGATAGTCAATGTGTTGGATGATGCACCACCGTTGATCAGAACAGACAGTATATAC TTGACCAAAGCTATGCTTGGATACAAGACTGATGACTCAATAACCAGCATTGGCAACAGTGTAGATGGTTATGTCCCAGGATCATCAGAGGAAGGCAATTTTTATGAAGAAAATCTGACAG gagAGATGTCAGTGATTCGGGCCAAaaagccaatgaccaagggaaagctggggcAAAAGAGAGACTCACACG gagagatgtcagcgattcgggccaaacagccaatgaccaagggaaagctgggacaaaggAGAGGCTCACACA GTGCCAAAGGAACAAAAAGGTTTTGGTCGACAATAGAGGTGGATGCAGTTGAAGATTCCTTGATGAATTTTATCCGAATGGGAAAAACGCCTGGAAAACAAGACTGTGAGAAATGCATTGCTGCTTCTGGCCAAGCGCTAGTAAACAGGGACTGGAGAGCAGTAAAGTTCTATGTACACAACAAAATAGTTGCAGATCAGAGATAA